The Streptomyces sp. NBC_00286 nucleotide sequence CCCCTCGGGGACGCGCTCGGCGATCCCGGTGGACAAGTCGTCGTACACCACTGCCTGTTCGCCCGCCTCGGTCATCGCGCGGACGACGTGCGCCCCGATGTAGCCGGCGCCGCCGGTGATCAGCCAGGTCATGTACGGCCGTCCCCTCGTCTGTCGGTCGGTAGGACCATCGTCGGTCACTGGGCCCCGTCACGCATCAGAGCAATCAGTGAAGCAGTCGCCTCAGCCGTCGCCGCAGTACGGCGGCCACTCCCCGTCGGCCGGACGCGAGCCGCAACGCCAGCGAGCCCGAATGGGTCGCGTACGGCTGGACCAGCAACACACCGTGCCGCCCGCTCGGCACCGCCGTACGACGCAGCAGCCCGGGCTGCGCGACCGCGTGCGCGGAGGTGTAGCGGGCCGATCCGTCGCGGAACCGCAGCCGGAGTCGTAGATCCCACGTGCCCGAGCCGAGCGCGGAGAGGTCGACCGGCACCTCGGCCCACCAGCAGCCGACCGAGGAGCCGACCGAGGAGCCAGCCGAGGAGCCGACCGAGGAGCCAGCCGAGGAGCCGACTGAGGAGCCAGCCGAGGAGCCGACTGAGGAGCCAGCCGAGGGGCCGACTGAGGAGTCGGCCAAGGGGCCTGCCGGGGAGCCGACGGAGGAGCCGACCGACGAGCCGACGGAGGAACTGGCCGAGGAGTCGACCGAGGAGCCGCCCCCTGAACCCCCCTCGTCCGCGCCGTCGCCCGGCACAAGCGCCGCCCTGACCGCGAGCCCCACCCGCCCCTCCTCCCGGTGTACGAACTCGACCTCCACGTCCGCCGGCCCCGCCTCCCCCATCCGCCCGTACAGCTCATGCAGACGCAGCCGAAGACGCGTGGCACGCGCGCGTGGCCGCAGTTCCGCGTCGACGGCCACAGGGAGGAGCCGTACAGGCCGGAACAGCAGGTGTTCCAGGGTTACTTGGGGCAAGTCGGCGGACCAGAGCGGGGTGCCGTCCGCGGCACGCGGGTACGGCGGCGTCAGCTGGGCCGGACGTGACGCGAGCTCCCTGATGCGGTCCAGGTCGCGCGGCTTCTCGGCGGCCAGAACGACTTGCGCGACGACCCGCCCGGGCGCGGGGGCCGCCGCGAAGTCACCCGCGTCGAATGCCGCGAGGTACGCGCGCGTGAGCGCCCACCAATCGCGCCGGTACCCGGAGTCGCGCAGCCCCAGCTCGCGCGCGTACATCCGCAGGCTGTGGTCCAGGAACGCGGCGCGGGCCGCCCGTGCGAGCCGCTTCTCACCGGCGCCGAGGAGAGTGTCGTACGCCATGCCGTGGGCCGTGAGCCTGGCCCGCCAGTTGTCCATGTCCGCGCGGTCCAGCGAGATCGACAGCTGCTCGGCGGACCGGCGCACCTGCCAGACGTACACCGGGTCGGGGACCAGCGCGAGGCGCGGCCCGGCGGCGAGTACGCGCGCGGTGAACACGAAGTCCTCGTACGGGAAGCGGCCTTCGGGGAAGCGGATGCCGTGCTCGCGCAGGAAGGCAGTTCGGTACAGCTTGTTGACGCAGAGCGTGTCGTGGACCAGGCGAGTGCGGAGCGAGGGGTGGGGGACGAGGACGGGACGCGCGTACAGCTCGGGTCGCCAGGGGACCTCGCGTCCGGACGGCAGCTCGCGGCGTATGCACAGGCCGGCCGCCACTTCCGTATCGCGTCTGACGGCGGCTGAGAGCAGTGCGTCCACCGCTCCGGGCGGCAGTACGTCGTCGCTGTCCAGGAACATCACGTACGGGGCCGTCGCGGCGTCGATGCCGTCGTTGCGGGGGCTGCCGCAGCCGCCGCTGTTGACCTTGCGGCGTACGACCTTCAGGCGTGGTTCGCCGTGCGCGAGCCGGTCGAGGAGGTCCGGGCTGCCGTCCGTCGAGCAGTCGTCGACGGCTATCACCTCGCGGACGGCCGGGCCCTGCGCGAGGGCGGAGCGCACCGCGTCCGTCACATGGGCGGCGTCGTCGTAGCCGATGACTATGACGGAGACCTGCGACGGGGGAGGGTGTGTGGCTCGCATGGTGTGCCTGGATTCCACGGGGACGAACGGCAGAAACGGAGGTTTTGTGACTCATTCTCCGTTATGAGGTGCTTGTTGTCCCGTGGGGAGAGAGGGCATCAGTGAGCGCAAGCTCCCTCACAAGCGGCGTCTCAGCCCTCAGAAGCTGCGTCTCGGCTCTCTCAGAAGCAGCGTCTCAGTGGTCAGTCGCTCTCCAGCTCCGCCGAGTCCAGCGCCGCCGTCAGCTTGTCGAGCCGCGCCCGCAGGTCGCGGATCTCGTCCAGGTCGAAGCTCGTCGCGGCGGCGATCCGGCGCGGTACGGCGAGCGCCCGCTCGCGCAGCGCGCCGCCCTCGTCCGTGAGCCCGACGACCACCGACCGCTCGTCGCGGGCGCTGCGTTCACGGCGTACGAGTCCGGTCGCCTCCAGTCGCTTGAGCAGCGGCGACAGCGTTCCGGAGTCGAGCCGCAGATGCTCGCCCAGCTTCTTCACGGGCAGCTCGCCGTGCTCCCACAGCACGAGCATGACCAGGTACTGGGGGTAGGTGAGCCCCAGGTCCTTCAGGGCGACCCGGTACACGCCGCCGAAGGCGCGCGAGGCGGCGTTCAGCGAGAAGCAGATCTGCTGGTCGAGACGGAGGAAGTCGTCCGGGGTTGAGGTCTGGTGGATCGGGGTCGGAGTCGGAGTGGTCATGCCTTCAGGATAACCCGAGTACGCCATTGGATTGTGCACAACTGAATTGTGTGCTCTACTTGTGGTCGTGAGGCGAGCACCCCAGAGGCCCTGCCCGCCCTCACGATCTCGATCTTGCTTCTGATCCTTATGACGAGAGGGATGTCTCCCATGGACGCGCTCTACACCGCTGTCGCCACCGCCACCCACGGCCGTGAAGGCCGCGCCTTCACCAACGACGGCCGCCTCGACCTCGAGCTGGGCATCCCGAAGGAGATGGGCGGCAGCGGTCAGGGCACCAACCCGGAGCAGCTGTTCGCCGCGGGCTACTCCGCCTGCTTCGCCAGCGCCCTCGGCCTGGTCGGCCGTAACGCGAAGGTCGACGTCAGCGACGCCGCGGTGACCGCCGAGGTCGGCATCGGCAAGCAGGGCGAGGGCTTCGGGCTCGCGGTCACCCTGCGCGTGGAGCTGCCCGACTCCGTGGACGCCGAGACCGGCCGCAAGCTGATCGAGCAGGCCCACCAGGTCTGCCCGTACTCCAACGCCACCCGCGGCAACATCCCGGTCGAGCTCGTCGTCGAGTAATCGGGCAGGCGAGTAATCGGGCGGTCGAGTAATCGGGCGGTCGCGTAACTGCCGGTCAAATCCTGCTTGTTGCCCGGTCCGCACCCAACGCGGGCCGGGCGCCCGGCGTTTCAAGCGCCGGGATCGTCGTCACCGCCCGCTCCAGCAGCAGTGGCAGCCCGATCACCGGCAGCACCCACGCCACCACGACCAGCCGGTCGCCGATGGTGATGTCCGGGTGCCCCGCCTGGTTGATGACCCCGCTGAAGGCCGCCGCGATCAGAAACGCCGCGTACGCCGGACGTTGCCGCAGTACACCCCACGCCCCGGCGGCCAGCGCCACGATGAACAGTGGCTGCCAGAACTGCCGACGCAGCCACTCCACCCAGAAGTTGAACTCCAGCTGCCAGAACTCCGGCCAGGGGTCGGCGCGGTCGGGCCGCGTGAAGTGATCGGCGAGCAGGTCCTGGAGACTCTCGTTCGTGGAGGGGTAGTTCAGCAGCCCTGCGGCCGTCACGGTCCCGAGGGCCGCACACCCCGCCACCACGGCGATCACCCGCAGTGCAGGGTCAAGTCGCCGTCTCCGTACGGCGATCACCGCGCACCCCGCCACCAGACACAGCCCGAGGAACATCGCCTGCGAGTGCTTCACTGTGAAGAGCGTCAGCAGCGAGCCGCCGATCAGGGCGGCGCCCGCGCGTGTCCGGCCGTCGAGTGCCAGCGCGCAGCCCCACAACACCGCCAAGGTCAGGGCCAGTTGAAGCCCCTCGGTCATGGGGCGCATCGCGGTCGTGCCGACCGGCAGGGCGTAGTACAGGGCCTGTCCGGTGAGGGCTACGGCGGTCGGGGCGCGCAGGGTGCGCAGCACCAGGAAGACGAGGACGCCTCCGGCCGCAGCCACGAACACGCTCGTCAGCCAGATGCCCCAGGTCACGCCGAACACCGTGACGAAGGGCGTCAGCAGCGCGGGATACCCGGGCCGCGCCTCGAAGATCCGCATGAAGCGCGGGGAGTTGAACGGCACCGTGTGCGCGGTCGTCTCCCCATTCCGCAGCCGCCGTTCCACCTCCGGCCACAGTTCGCGCCGGCACTCCTCGGGGATCCGCCCGACCGGGCCGGGGGAGTGGAAGCGCACCACGTCGACGCTCCGTTCGCGGCGCGCCTCGGCGTGCCGGCTCGCGCAGACGTAGTCGATGGTGGCGGAAGCGGCCTCGCGCTTGCTGTCACCGCGCAGACTCAGGGCGTACGAGAGGTAGTTCCTGGTGTCGGGAGTGTCCCGGCCGGTGACGTTGGCGAGCTGGAGCAGCGCGAAGACGGCGGCGAGAACGATCACCCAGATACGCGCCTTGAAGCGGGGCATACGGCTCTTTCAGTGACGTGGTGTTGCTGAGGTGAGCCCGCCGCCACCGCACACAACGGTGGGGCGAGCCGTGGCCCGCCCCACCTAGGCGCTCCGCTGAAAGTGCGGTCTCGGAGCTGCGGGTCCGTCGTGGCTGGTCGCTCCCCCACTCTCGACTCCGCTCGAGCGGGGGGACCCCCATCGCGGCGGAGTCGCAAATTGACACAGTCCCGCGCCCCTAAAGAGGCCTGCGGCCTCCTCAGGGGCGCGATATCGCACCGGACTTCCGCAGGACCGCTTGCGGCCTCAGCCCTTACGTGCCTTGACGATCGCCCTCGTGACGATCGGCGGCAGCAGGTCCTTGGCGAGCCGCCTGGCGCGGCTCGGGCGTCGCTTGGCGGCGCTGACCGTGGCGGGCCGCGTGGTGGCGCGCGGGGCGGGGGCGGGCTTCGGGGCGGGGGCGGGCTTGGGGGCCTCTGCGGCCGGCTTCGGCTCTTCGCCCGCGTACTTCGACACCGGCTGCTTCGGCTCGGTCGCCTTGTTACCGGTTATACGGATCAGCCCGTACCCGGCGACCTGCTGCACCTCGTGCCACATGTCGTCACGGCCCGCCAGCCACTCCAGCAGCGCGTCGCGCAGCGGCTCGGGGTCGCCCCAGGTGCCGTAGAACTTGGTGCCGGTGATGCAAATGGGGCGCAGGTCGAATGTGGGAATCGCGCCCCAGGTGGCCGCGGCGACGCCCGGGCAGTGCTCGGCGCGGAAGTCGTCGAGGACGACCACGCCGTCGGGCAGCAGGATGTCGCGCACCGCCGCGATGTCCGCGTTCACGTGCTCGTACAAGTGCGAGGCGTCGATGTGCGCGAAGCGGCAGCTCTTGTCCTCGACACGGTCGGCGACCACCTGGCTCGGCGCCTGGATGATCTCGGGCAACTCCTCGTGGAACGCGAGGTAGTTGGCCTCGAAGGCCCGCCGGGTCAGCGTCGAGTAGGACTTGTTCATCTCCTTGCTGTTGGCCGTGTCCTCCGCGGGGGAGTCGAACAGGTCGCACACCGTGAACTTGTCCTCGTCACGCAGGTAAGAGCCCATGAAGATGGCGCTTTTTCCCATGTAGGCGCCGAGCTCCAGCAGATTGCCGGTCTGCTGGCTGTCGAGCTGCCGGGACAGGAACCAGTCGAACAGCTGCTGATCGACGGCACGGAACCAGCCCTTGACGTCCGACAGGGTCCTGGGACGGGGCAGCTCGGTGGTGCTGGAGGTCATGTGTACTCCGTACAGCGGGGTCTATGGATTCTCTGTGTTCAGGGATGGGATCGGAGGGCTTCAGGGGGTGTCAACGACGGGAACGGAAACTCCGGGTGTCGAAACAGTTGCCAGTGGTGAGGCGGCCGGATAATCCCCGGTTCGGGTGGAATCGGGCGCCCACGGAATGCCATCTTCCATCGACGGCACGGGATGGCGCTCGTCGAGCGGCACCACGGCGGGCAGCCCGGCGGTCTCGCCGAGCACCACCCGGCGTACGACACGTTCGGCGGCCCGCCCGTCGTCGTACGGGCAGAAGCGCTCCCGGAACGCGGCCCTCAGCTGCGCGGAGCGCGAACCGCGCCAGTGGCCGGTCGCGAAGATGTCGATCAGTTCGTCCTCGCTGCGCGCGACGACTCCCGGCGGGAACTTGCGCAGATCGAAGTAGGTGCCACGGGCCGCCTCGTATGCCGCCCAGTCGTTCGCGTGAATCACGATCGGCCGGTCGAGATTCGCATAGTCGAACATCAGGGAGGAGAAGTCGGTGATCAGCGCGTCCGAGGCCAGGCACAGGGACTCGACGCTCGGATGCCCCGACACATCGATCAGCCCGCCGCCGCTGCGCGCCAGTGGCTGCCCGTACGAGGGATGCGCGCGGGTCAACAGCACGAAGCGCGGGCCGAGTTGGCGCAGGATGCGCTCCAGGTCGAGCATGCTGGGCTGGGAGCGGCGGTAGTCGCGGTGCGTCGGTGCGTACAGGATCGCGACCGAGCCTTCCGGGATGCCGAGCGTCTCGCGCAGCCGGGCCACGTCCGCCGAAGTCGCCCGCTGGAACACGTCGTTGCGGGGCTGGCCGTACTCGAGCGTCGTATAGCCGGAGGGGAAGACGCGCTCCCAGACGAGCGTGGAGTGGCGGTTGCCGGACAGGCAGTAGTCCCACTGGTCGACGCCGCGCAGCAGCTCGGCGAAGTCCGTGCCGCGGGCCGCCGCCGGGCGGTCCTGGAGATCCAGGCCCATGCGCTTGAGGGGGGTGCCCGTCTGCGTCTGGACCAGGATCTGCCCGGACCGCTTGACCAGCCTGCGGTCGAAGTCGACGTTGCTGACGAGGTACTTGGAGCGGGCGAGCGCCGTCCAGTACGCGGCCGTGTCCGGGGTCAGCTTGCGGGTCGCGGTCGGGACGGTGTGGTGGTGCTCGGGCGCCGCGATCCACGCGGTGCGGATGCCCGGGGCGTACGTACGGAACGCGTCCTCGAGCGCCGCCGGGTTGCAGCCGTAACCGCGTCCGTCGCCGTTGGAGAACACGGCGTGGTCAGCCCGTAGGGGCAGCCGGAGCTGGACGCGGTAGTGCAGCCGCAGCGCCACGGCCCGTACGGCGCGGAAGACCGCCGTGACGCCTTCCGTCACCCGTCTCTTCAGCTGCGCCGCCGCCCACAGCGTGCGATACGTGCGGTGGCTGCCCAGGCGGATGAGCACGTGCCGCAGCCAGTTGCGGGCCGGGAGGCGGGCGCCCGGCACTCGGTAACGGGCGTAGTGGGCGCGGGCCCTGCGCAGGAACTCGGGGCGAGAGCGGCGCGGCAGCCGGTCGCGTCCGAGGAACACGGCCGAGAGATGGTCGACCATGCGGCGGAACAGGACGGGGCGCCAGTGCGCCAGCTCCGGATGGGCGTCGAGATGGGCGAAGACACGGTCGTACTGGTCGAAGATGTCGAAGTGGCCCGGGCCAGTGGAGCCGGTCGTGCCTGTGGTGCCGGTCGTGCGGGGTGTTCCGGTCGTGCTCCCTTGGCGTCGTTGGCGGAAGTGGACACAGACGCGGTCGAGCGTCGCGATGGTCTCGGAGGCCATCAGAACTGAGTACGTCCAGGGGGTGTCCTCGTAGTGGCCGGGAGAGAACGTCAAGCCCTCCCGCTCGATGAACTCCCGGCGGTACGCCTTGTTGCCCACCACCATGAGCACCTTGAGCAGCCCCGGCCGGTCGTCGAGCCGGAACGGCGCCGGGCCCCGCTCGGTGAGCTGCGCCGCCTGGATGTTCCGTACGGTTTCGCCCGTCCAGAAGGTGCGCGCGAAGTCGTAGACCAGGACGTCCGGGTCTTCGGTCTCCTTCAGCCGGTCGGCGATCGCGTGCAGCGCGTGCGGGGTGAGGGTGTCGGAGCCGTCCAGGAAGACCAGGTAGTCGCCTTTCGCGCGCTCCAGACCGGCGTTACGGGCCTGGCCGCGGCCCTTGTGTTCGTCGAGGTGTACGGGCCGTACGCGCGGGTCGCGGGCGGCGAACTCGTCGATGATCGAGCCGCAGGCGTCCGGCGAGCAGTCGTCGACGGCGATCAACTCGAGGTCCGGACAGGACTGTTCGAGGACGGAGGCCAGGCAGGCGTGCAGGTAGGCCTGCACCTTGTACGCGGGGACGATGACACTGAACCGGGGCACGTCACATCCATGGGTCGGCGCGGCAGACTGCCCGGAAACGGCCGAAGGGGTGACGTGGTTACGCCAGATGTGGCATATGGGGGACGTCGGGAGTGAGGTGAGGGGCGGCCGGGTACCGGCCGCCCCTCAACAGATCATCCGGAAGCGCTACTTCACCGCGCCCGCCATCACACCGGACACGAACTGCCGCTGGAACGCGAAGAACACCGCCAGCGGGATCACCATCGAGATGAACGCGCCGGGCGCGAGCGTCTCGATGTTGCCGGAGAACTGCCGGGTCTGCTCGGTCAACGCGACCGTCAACGGCTTCGAGTCGGCGCCCGAGAAGACCAGCGCCACCAGCATGTCGTTCCACACCCACAGGAACTGGAAGATGCCGAGCGACGCGATCGCGGGCGCACCCAGCGGCAGGATCACCGTGGCGAACAGCCGCATCTCGCCCGCGCCGTCCAGCCGTGCCGCCTCGAGGAGTTCACGGGGGATCTCCGCGAAGAAGTTCCGCAACAGGAAGATCGCGAACGGCAGGCCGAAGCCCACGTGGAAGAGGACGACGCCGAGGATGCTGCCGTAGATCCCGAGGTCGCCGAAGAGGGCGGACAGCGGGATCAGGGCGACCTGCACGGGCACCACGAGCAGCGCCACCACGACCAGGAACCACCAGTCGCGGCCCTTGAAGTCCATCCAGGCGAACGCGTACGCGGCCATCGCCCCGATGACGATCACCAGGGCGGTCGCCGGAACGGTGATCCAGATCGTGTTGAGCAGGGAGTCGGTGATCTCCTCCTTGCCGAGCAGGGTCGAGTAGCTCTCGGTGGTGATCTGGGCCGGTTTGCTGAAGACGGTCCACCAGCCGGACTCGGCGATGTCCGTCGGATCGCGGAACGACGAGGCGAGCAGACCGACCGTCGGCGTCACCCAGATCAGCGCGATCAGGATCAGGAAGATCCGCATCACGCCGCCGGCCGCGCCGCTCGCGAGCCGCGAGACGAGCGAACGCTCGGCGGGCCGGTCCGGTACGTCCGCCGCCACTGGTTCCTTCGGTTCTTTCACGGGTACGGAGGGTGCGGTCACCGTCGGCGCTCCCTTCGCAGTCGGCGGATGTTGACGATCATCACCGGCAGGACGAGCAGCAACAGGACGATGCCGATCGCGCTGCCGAGGCCGAGGTCGCCGCTCCCGGTGAACGCCGCGTTGTAGAGCTGGAGGGCCAGCACATTGGCCTCGTCCTGGGTGGGCTGCGGCGCGATGATGAAGATGAGGTCGAAGATCTTCATCACGTTGATCATCAACGTGATCAGTACGACCACGAGGACCGGCATGAGCAGGGGCACCGTGACCCTGCGGAACACCTGCCACTCGTTGGCGCCGTCGACCCGGGCCGCCTCCAGGAGGTTGCGGTCCACTCCCGCGAGCCCCGCCGCGATGAGCACCATCGCGAAACCGGCCCACATCCAGGCGTACGCCCCGATGATGGCCGGAGTGACCAGGCTCGGGCCGAGCCAGTCGACGCCGTTGTAGGGCGCCGCGAAGTTCGAGGCGGGCAGCCGGAGTTGGGCACCGTCCGCCTCCGCGGGCAGCCTGAACGTACCGTCGTCGGCAGCCTTTGCGGACGCCACGACCTCGCCGTCCTTGACCGCCTCGACCCTGATGCCCGAGAGGCCCTTCTCGCGCGCGTCGATGGCGCCCTTCTCACCGCCGCCGCCCAGCCGGAAGTCCAGCCAGACCGTGCCGGACACCTCGTCGCCCGCGGACTCGGCGGGCTGGGCGTCCACGGGATCGCCGGGCAGCTTGTTCGGTGCGATGCCGACCAGCGGGAGCAGGGCCGGAACCCCCGCCCTCACCGTGTCCGTCGTCGTGAAGGCGCCGCCGCCGGACGCCTTCAGATCACTCTCCGGCGAGGGGCGCGCGTTGGGATAGACGGACGACTCGGCGAAGGTGTCGTGCACCCCCACCACCACGGCGTTGGCCACGCCCTGGTCGGGATCCGCCTCGTACACGAGCCGGAAGATGATGCCCGCCGCGAGCATGGAGATCGCCATCGGCATGAAGATGACCAGCTTGAACGCCGTCGACCAGCGCACCCGCTCCATCAGCACGGCGAAGATCAGCCCGAGCCCGGTGACCAGGGCGGGGGCCACCGCGACCCAGATCGCGGTGTTCTTGACGGCGGTGAAGGTCGCGTCGTCCGTGAAGATGTCGCCGTAGTTCTCCATGCCGACGAAGGACGAGCCGTCGGCGTCGAACAGACTTCGCCAGACCGAGTACCCGATCGGGTAGACCACGAGCGCGCCGAGCAGCACCAGCGCGGGCAGCAGGAACAGTCCCGCCACCCACGGCCGGGTGCCCATCACGCTCTTGCGCTTCCGGGCGGGGGGCACCGGACCCGTGGAGCCCCCCGCCATCGCCACCTGGGACGACATAGGCTGCCGTCAGCCCTCGTACGCCTTGGTGGCGGCCGTCTCAAGCTGCTGCTGAATCTCCTCCACCTTCGACGGGTCCTTCAGGAAGTCCTGCAGCGCCTTCCACTCACCCTGGCCCTGGGTGCCGCCGAAGGCGGCGGGAGCCTGGTCGGACATGTCGAAGCGGAAGTCGTCGCCCGCGGCGAGCAGCGCCTCGGCGATGTCCTTGGTCACATCGTCCTTGTACGTCTCGAGATCCATCTCCTTGTTGGGGGAGACGAAGCCGCCCTGTGCGGCCCAGATCTCGGCCGCGTCGGTCGACGCGAGGAAGGTCAGCAGGGCCTGCGAGGCCTTGTCGTCCTTCAGGGCCACGGCCACGTCACCGCCACTGACCACCGGCGACTCGCTGCCGACCGCCGGGAACGGGAAGACCTTGGCGTCCGTGCCGATCTTGGCGTCCGTGTCGGCGTTGATGTTCGCCGCGACGAAGTCGGCCTCGAAGACCATCGCGGCCGGGGTGTCACCGGAGAAGGTGTTCGTCACCGACTTGGGGAACTCCGTACGCAGCGC carries:
- a CDS encoding carbohydrate ABC transporter permease, giving the protein MAGGSTGPVPPARKRKSVMGTRPWVAGLFLLPALVLLGALVVYPIGYSVWRSLFDADGSSFVGMENYGDIFTDDATFTAVKNTAIWVAVAPALVTGLGLIFAVLMERVRWSTAFKLVIFMPMAISMLAAGIIFRLVYEADPDQGVANAVVVGVHDTFAESSVYPNARPSPESDLKASGGGAFTTTDTVRAGVPALLPLVGIAPNKLPGDPVDAQPAESAGDEVSGTVWLDFRLGGGGEKGAIDAREKGLSGIRVEAVKDGEVVASAKAADDGTFRLPAEADGAQLRLPASNFAAPYNGVDWLGPSLVTPAIIGAYAWMWAGFAMVLIAAGLAGVDRNLLEAARVDGANEWQVFRRVTVPLLMPVLVVVLITLMINVMKIFDLIFIIAPQPTQDEANVLALQLYNAAFTGSGDLGLGSAIGIVLLLLVLPVMIVNIRRLRRERRR
- a CDS encoding bifunctional glycosyltransferase/CDP-glycerol:glycerophosphate glycerophosphotransferase, which codes for MPRFSVIVPAYKVQAYLHACLASVLEQSCPDLELIAVDDCSPDACGSIIDEFAARDPRVRPVHLDEHKGRGQARNAGLERAKGDYLVFLDGSDTLTPHALHAIADRLKETEDPDVLVYDFARTFWTGETVRNIQAAQLTERGPAPFRLDDRPGLLKVLMVVGNKAYRREFIEREGLTFSPGHYEDTPWTYSVLMASETIATLDRVCVHFRQRRQGSTTGTPRTTGTTGTTGSTGPGHFDIFDQYDRVFAHLDAHPELAHWRPVLFRRMVDHLSAVFLGRDRLPRRSRPEFLRRARAHYARYRVPGARLPARNWLRHVLIRLGSHRTYRTLWAAAQLKRRVTEGVTAVFRAVRAVALRLHYRVQLRLPLRADHAVFSNGDGRGYGCNPAALEDAFRTYAPGIRTAWIAAPEHHHTVPTATRKLTPDTAAYWTALARSKYLVSNVDFDRRLVKRSGQILVQTQTGTPLKRMGLDLQDRPAAARGTDFAELLRGVDQWDYCLSGNRHSTLVWERVFPSGYTTLEYGQPRNDVFQRATSADVARLRETLGIPEGSVAILYAPTHRDYRRSQPSMLDLERILRQLGPRFVLLTRAHPSYGQPLARSGGGLIDVSGHPSVESLCLASDALITDFSSLMFDYANLDRPIVIHANDWAAYEAARGTYFDLRKFPPGVVARSEDELIDIFATGHWRGSRSAQLRAAFRERFCPYDDGRAAERVVRRVVLGETAGLPAVVPLDERHPVPSMEDGIPWAPDSTRTGDYPAASPLATVSTPGVSVPVVDTP
- a CDS encoding class I SAM-dependent methyltransferase, whose amino-acid sequence is MTSSTTELPRPRTLSDVKGWFRAVDQQLFDWFLSRQLDSQQTGNLLELGAYMGKSAIFMGSYLRDEDKFTVCDLFDSPAEDTANSKEMNKSYSTLTRRAFEANYLAFHEELPEIIQAPSQVVADRVEDKSCRFAHIDASHLYEHVNADIAAVRDILLPDGVVVLDDFRAEHCPGVAAATWGAIPTFDLRPICITGTKFYGTWGDPEPLRDALLEWLAGRDDMWHEVQQVAGYGLIRITGNKATEPKQPVSKYAGEEPKPAAEAPKPAPAPKPAPAPRATTRPATVSAAKRRPSRARRLAKDLLPPIVTRAIVKARKG
- a CDS encoding organic hydroperoxide resistance protein, translating into MDALYTAVATATHGREGRAFTNDGRLDLELGIPKEMGGSGQGTNPEQLFAAGYSACFASALGLVGRNAKVDVSDAAVTAEVGIGKQGEGFGLAVTLRVELPDSVDAETGRKLIEQAHQVCPYSNATRGNIPVELVVE
- a CDS encoding carbohydrate ABC transporter permease — protein: MRIFLILIALIWVTPTVGLLASSFRDPTDIAESGWWTVFSKPAQITTESYSTLLGKEEITDSLLNTIWITVPATALVIVIGAMAAYAFAWMDFKGRDWWFLVVVALLVVPVQVALIPLSALFGDLGIYGSILGVVLFHVGFGLPFAIFLLRNFFAEIPRELLEAARLDGAGEMRLFATVILPLGAPAIASLGIFQFLWVWNDMLVALVFSGADSKPLTVALTEQTRQFSGNIETLAPGAFISMVIPLAVFFAFQRQFVSGVMAGAVK
- a CDS encoding glycosyltransferase family 2 protein, yielding MRATHPPPSQVSVIVIGYDDAAHVTDAVRSALAQGPAVREVIAVDDCSTDGSPDLLDRLAHGEPRLKVVRRKVNSGGCGSPRNDGIDAATAPYVMFLDSDDVLPPGAVDALLSAAVRRDTEVAAGLCIRRELPSGREVPWRPELYARPVLVPHPSLRTRLVHDTLCVNKLYRTAFLREHGIRFPEGRFPYEDFVFTARVLAAGPRLALVPDPVYVWQVRRSAEQLSISLDRADMDNWRARLTAHGMAYDTLLGAGEKRLARAARAAFLDHSLRMYARELGLRDSGYRRDWWALTRAYLAAFDAGDFAAAPAPGRVVAQVVLAAEKPRDLDRIRELASRPAQLTPPYPRAADGTPLWSADLPQVTLEHLLFRPVRLLPVAVDAELRPRARATRLRLRLHELYGRMGEAGPADVEVEFVHREEGRVGLAVRAALVPGDGADEGGSGGGSSVDSSASSSVGSSVGSSVGSPAGPLADSSVGPSAGSSVGSSAGSSVGSSAGSSVGSSAGSSVGSSVGCWWAEVPVDLSALGSGTWDLRLRLRFRDGSARYTSAHAVAQPGLLRRTAVPSGRHGVLLVQPYATHSGSLALRLASGRRGVAAVLRRRLRRLLH
- a CDS encoding MarR family winged helix-turn-helix transcriptional regulator, whose product is MTTPTPTPIHQTSTPDDFLRLDQQICFSLNAASRAFGGVYRVALKDLGLTYPQYLVMLVLWEHGELPVKKLGEHLRLDSGTLSPLLKRLEATGLVRRERSARDERSVVVGLTDEGGALRERALAVPRRIAAATSFDLDEIRDLRARLDKLTAALDSAELESD